In Gigantopelta aegis isolate Gae_Host unplaced genomic scaffold, Gae_host_genome ctg3520_pilon_pilon, whole genome shotgun sequence, the following proteins share a genomic window:
- the LOC121392202 gene encoding piggyBac transposable element-derived protein 4-like, translating to MGEFIPFFHDVLPRNRFEEIFWMLHLQEDTTSTRLRRIDKVKPLLDQLLTTFQSVFYPGREISVDETMVGFKGRVGFRQYCPLKPIKWGLKSFVLADSATGFILNIIPYTGVRQRTYICQIVNPELPSLTQIVWLLLKIIFTRVIIFMLTGLYSSVPLVDELESV from the coding sequence ATGGGAGAGTTTATACCGTTCTTCCATGATGTTCTTCCACGTAACAGGTTTGAAGAGATCTTCTGGATGTTACATCTACAAGAAGACACAACATCAACAAGACTACGACGAATTGACAAAGTTAAGCCTCTTCTCGATCAACTGCTTACAACATTCCAGAGTGTTTTCTACCCTGGACGTGAGATTTCAGTGGATGAAACAATGGTTGGTTTCAAGGGTAGGGTTGGTTTCCGCCAATATTGTCCACTGAAACCGATTAAATGGGGCCTCAAGTCCTTTGTTCTTGCTGATAGTGCTACAGGGTTTATTCTCAATATAATCCCGTACACTGGAGTGAGACAAAGGACATATATCTGTCAAATTGTAAACCCTGAACTCCCAAGCCTCACCCAGATAGTTTGGCTCTTGTTGAAAATTATCTTCACAAGGGTCATCATATTTATGCTGACCGGGCTCTATTCTAGTGTCCCTTTGGTTGATGAGCTAGAGAGTGTGTAA